One segment of Manihot esculenta cultivar AM560-2 chromosome 4, M.esculenta_v8, whole genome shotgun sequence DNA contains the following:
- the LOC110612599 gene encoding uncharacterized protein LOC110612599 encodes MLKGPEGFKVCYALRLEFSTTNNVAEYEALINGMMITVEVGATDLEVNSNSQLVIGQITRAYQAKDPTMQRYLAKVKAIEAELRGREIAIRYQRIPQEENEEADLLSRLSKEELEQLPDERERYNEVGEGRNWMTPYLDYLEKGKLPEDKAEAKKIAARAANYQAIRGTLYRRGKSSPWLRCVSPEEAIRVMEEIHQGVCGAHEGAGTLANKIFRQGYYWPTVKKEAEEFVRRYDKKFVVVAVEYFSKWPEAEAIPTITARKMIDFVWGNIICRFGIPRVLISDNGRQFDCKTFKEFTVNMGIWHKFSSVAHPQTNGQTKVTNRAILQGLKKRLDGAKENWADELNSILESTNDDKLRSNLDALEEVREEAQVRTAAYQHRAARYYNQRVRERSLKVGDLALRNLEATGKRAAVGKLAPTWEGPFRITKVVKPGVYRIEDLQGNPEPHAWNIQHLKRYFL; translated from the exons ATGCTGAAGGGCCCTGAGGGGTTCAAAGTCTGCTATGCTCTACGCCTAGAGTTCAGCACCACTAACAATGtagcagaatatgaagccctaataaacgggATGATGATCACAGTAGAAGTAGGGGCAACTGATCTCGAGGTAAATAGCAATTCCCAGTTGGTAATCGGTCAGATAACGAGGGCATATCAGGCAAAAGACCCAACCATGCAGAGATACTTGGCGAAGGTCAAGGCAATAGAAGCTGAGTTACGAGGTCGGGAGATCGCGATAAGATACCAGAGAATACCTCaggaagaaaatgaagaggCAGACCTGCTCAGTCGATTGTCTAAAGAGGAGCTAGAACAACTCCCAGATGAG AGGGAACGCTATAATGAAGTAGGAGAAGGGCGGaattggatgaccccatacctcgACTATTTGGAAAAAGGAAAACTTCCCGAAGATAAAGCTGAAGCTAAGAAAATTGCAGCTCGGGCTGCCAACTACCAGgcaataaggggaactttatacCGAAGAGGGAAGTCCAGTCCGTGGCTCCGGTGTGTAAGCCCGGAGGAAGCTATAagggtgatggaagaaatacaccAAGGAGTGTGCGGAGCTCATGAAGGAGCTGGGACACTGGCAAACAAAATATTCagacaaggatactactggcccactgttaaaaaagaggcGGAGGAGTTTGTCCGAAGATACGAT AAGAAGTTTGTAGTagtggctgtggagtacttctcaaaatggccagaggcagaggcaATCCCTACAATTACAGCtagaaagatgatagatttcgtctgGGGCAACATTATATGTAGATTTGGGATACCAAGAGTGCTCATATCGGATAATGGCAGACAGTTTGACTGTAAGACCTTCAAGGAATTCACAgtaaacatgggcatatggcacaaattctcctcggTGGCCCACCCTCAAACCAACGGCCAAACAAAGgtcactaatagagctatcctccagggaCTAAAGAAGAGACTGGATGGAGCAAAGGAAAATTGGGCAGATGAACTCAAcagtatcct CGAGAGCACCAACGACGATAAGTTGAGGAGTAACTTAGACGCCCTGGAAGAAGTTAGAGAAGAAGCTCAAGTCCGCACGGCTGCATATCAACATAGGGCAGCTCGTTACTACAACCAGCGAGTCAGAGAAAGGAGcctaaaggtgggagacctcGCACTAAGAAACTTGGAAGCCACTGGAaaaagggctgcagttggaaaGCTAGCACCAACTTGGGAAGGCCCCTTTAGGATAACCAAAGTCGTCAAACCGGGTGTATATCGAATTGAAGACCTGCAAGGAAATCCAGAACCCCACGCTTGGAATATACAGCATTTGAAGAGGTACTTCCTTTAA